The sequence below is a genomic window from Stigmatopora nigra isolate UIUO_SnigA chromosome 16, RoL_Snig_1.1, whole genome shotgun sequence.
AAAAATAGATCTGGAAGTCGTCAGAGTTGTCGTGGACATAGAGGAAGCAACAGCGCTCATCGAACTTACTGATGCTAAGGACGGAAACAATGTTTACGGCGTCTCGGTCAGTTGGTCCCTTCCAAAAACATACCTGATGCCTTTGATGGACGTGGCAGTGAAGTTCCACTCATGAATGCCTTTCTGCAATGGGAAAACACAACAGTTAGTCACCCAGAACgagaaaaatcctggttctggTCACGGGAAGATGGCATCGTACCGTTTCTGGGGGTGACACATGCCAAATGGAGACGTTCTTCTCTTCAGCTTCATTGTTGATGGAGACGTAGGAGGGCTGGTAGACTTTAGTGGGCTCCAGAATTAAGACCTGTAAGGATAGATCATTGAAGTACACATGGGCAAAGAGTCTAGGATTGAGTAACAGAGGGGGTCCACACGGGAAATCGAAGTCTGTTGGTGGTTCCTTGTGTGGCCTCCACAATGATGTCCATCCAGAAGATGAGTCTGTCCCTCTGGGGGGAATGTTCCACTGACTGTTTCTTGAACCTCTGAATGAGCTGGAGGTTCTGGACCACGGAACGCAAGTACCTGAGAAGATGGTACAGGAGAAAACTCAAGACTAGCACTTCGTCAAAGGAGATCTGATCCTACCAGAGTGGAGGCTTCAGTTTAAAAAGCTTCTCTGCCGCTTGGGTGGCTTTGGGGATGTCGTTAGCTAGCATGCTAACGGTGAAAAACTGCCCCACGTCCCAGTAGTTGTTCATTTTTTCCAGGGAACCTTTGCGTCCTAGGAGACTGTTTAACCTAACACCTGGGGAAGACAGTAAAAGTTGGGTCAGAAGATCTGAGGGACACTTTTGGGGAGGGTCTTACCAATTTTCCTCAGTTCCATGGAGCTCTCAAACTGTTGGCCGGCGACTATGAGGAGGACGGCTAGGTTGATGCCCGAATAGAGGGTGGGTTGGAGCTCGAAACCCTTGCGGTACCTGAAAGACAGACGTCCGGTCTTGATGCCTGGCTTGGATTTACCGGATTGGATTTGAATTTGCTTCCTTGCCACTGAATCGCGTTGTCTCGGTTCTTGGTGTCCTTGCAGTCCGAGTCCAGGAAGATGTCCTTGTAGATCCGTCCACACAAGCAGAACATGTCCGGGGCGGGGTGTTCGCAGGACTGCAGGACGTGAAGCATCACGCGAAGAGCCTGCTCCCTATCGCCGGGACTGTTTCGCCTGAAAACGAGAACATTTTAGTCCAAATCCAGATCGTCCCGGTCTACGTTACCTATTAAGGGCGAAGGCGTAGTGGAACTGAATCATAGGCTGCGTTGCCAGGTCGCACGTTGGCAGCATCTCCAATGTCTGGACTAGTTTGACCATGGCGTCGTAGTCCTGTGGAACAGGTCCAAGTAAAGTCTGGGTGGATGCGGACTTTTGAAATAGAGGGCATACCTGGATGTCCCTGTAGGAGAAGAGAAGGTTCATCACGATGTCCTGCGTGAGGACTTCGGTGTTGTCGATGCGGAGCTTGATACGGGACAGTTCCTTGGCTAGTTCCTCGCCCTGGTACTTCTCTCTCGCCTTGCGGATGTCGTTGAGCAGGGTGTCCTTGAAGGAGGCGCTGGAGACGGGACGTAAAAGGATTAGCAACAGAGTCGTTCGTTGGTTTTAAAGAGTCACGGCTCTTTTGAGGAATCTGGCTCAGAGTCTGACCAGGATGTGACGTGGATGTCCTTCAGGAGGCTGCTAAAGCGGTCCATCAGGGGGACGCATAGAGGTCCTAACAGGTTGTCCCAGCTGGGTTGCATGTACTCGCTAGCCCTTCGCTGAGCATCACTTTCGCAGCAGGTGTATTCGTGGTTGGGTGTGACGATGTATGGGATGAAGTAGTAGTTGCCACTGGAGGCCTGGGGGGGGGACAAAGTACTCGGAAGTTAGCGTTGTTGGTATTTGAAGGTATTGTGTGGACAAGAgtgcaaaaaaacagtttcaaaCCAACTCAAATTGGGTTAGCATACGTAGCATAGTTAGCGATCGGAATTCAACACTTAGCCAGAGTGCGTTTTGTTAGCTTGTTAGCTTCGAAGGGCTAAAACATGGTCAGGGCGCTATTCTCCAGCTCCTGTATTATTTAATCTTGTtaaaattctggttgtgacatcacaaccacacaaaaacagccattttttagtacatttttgaCAGACTCTCTATTTTTTAGTACTTTTACCAGTTAGCAAAAGCTCTAGCATGCTTTGCCGCCAAACCGTGGCTTACTTTATTGCTTAGGCCAGAGCCTCTGTATTCCGGAGGCAACTGGACCCGAGGGAACGCTAAACCTGCGGGACGAGACGTCTTCTCCGCCCGCCGACACACAAACACCATTCCGACATTAAAATCTTTACGGCTCGGAAGGACAGCTGCTCGTATTCGGCGGGGGTTCTATTTGAGGACGGGGAGGCCGCAAATAGCGCAGGTGACACCGACTTACCGTGTTCTTTTGAGCTACCATGTCCTGAAAAGACAAAGGGACGTCGGTGAGGGACGTTTTGGGACCAATCTTGAAATGGGGAAAGCGAGTTAAGTACCTTGAGCGACTGGGCCGTGTCGGGGTCGGTGTCGTGGTACAAGATGACGTTGTTGGCCATGTCGAAACTCTCCCGTACGCCCAAGTGGTAGAACAAGGAGGGTTGGCGGCAGACGTCGCTCATGTCCACTACTGCAATGTCTGTTTGTCACAATAGAGGACAATATAAAACGTGTTTTGTTATGGGTTATgccctaaaatatatttttgtgatttaaaaacatactttaaatatttttaattcttaataataaaggaatttaattttttttccacaaaataaaaatattaaacttgCTGACCCTTTAATCTTAATTTTCAAAGTacataaaaagatgttttatgCCCTAAAATATATCTCCAATTTTttcagtgatttaaaaaaatatttttaattcttaataataacataatttctattttttaccactaaataacaaaaatattaaactttcttaCCCCTTTAATTGTTAAAGTATGTAAAAATATTGAGTAtgaatttaaaagacaaaaagaaatatataatgtaatatttaaaacatcattaacttgtaaaaaaatactacatttttttaattttaaaataatttgaacaaACTTGAACACTGATGTATTCAtaatggaagaaaagctgtcaaTCATGGCACAAAACCAAACATACATGACTACAACGTACACAGTTTGACATCccccaggtcaaaggtcaacccATCGTCTTCATACAGTccttcaatacaaaaaaaccttTACCTCCACTTGACTTACCCGCATCATAGAAGCTATCCAGCACTGTGGTCTCCCCAAAATCCAACCTCCCGAAAGTGACGGTAGTGAGCAAGGCACTCTCTGCATCGCACGCCCGCTGAAGACACTGCAACGCCCCCGACTCGGGACTGCTGGCCATCACCGCCTTCAGTCCGTCATTCAGCACGTAGACCACCCGCAGGGAGCGCTGCCTGGCCGGGGGGCTCGGGCTGGACAGCTCGGCCCTCTCCGGGACCCCCGTGCCCGCCGGGTGCTCGCCGGCCATGCAGTCCGTGGCCTGCGCCGCGTTTTGGCCGGCTTCCATGTCGCCGTGTCTACCTCGGAGGGACCGTCCCTTTCCCTGGGCTCGTCACCCGAGCGCCGGCTGCTTTTTGGAAGCCCGGGTGGGCGGCCCTTGGAGGTGGTCCCTTTAACTCCCGCCCCTCCTTCGCTTCATTAGGTCGCATTAGGACCGAGGGGAGGATCGACCGGCTTCAGCCAGTTTGCACAGTGGCGCAATTTGTCCAATGGCTGTTGCGCAATTTCAAAATACAGTGGGCTTGTCATTCATAACTGGAATGATTGAAGCCAAATTAATAagattttttaattactttttaagAGTTGTTTAATGCTGTTGTTGGAAATAGATGCCAGAAAAACTTACCCAGTGTAGTAGtaggagttgtagtagtagttgttggagaagtagtagtagttgttggagaagtagtagtagtagttgtagaagTAGTTGTTGgagaggtagtagtagtagtagttgttgttggagaagtagtagtactagtagttgttggagaagtagtagaagtagttgttggagaagtagtagtagtagttgttggagaggtagtagtagtagtagtagtagtagttgttgttggagaagtagtagtagtagttgttggagaagtagtagtagtggttgttggagaggtagtagtagtggttgttggagaagtagtagtagtagtagttgttgttggagaagtagtagtagtagtagttgttgttggagaagtagtagtactagtagttgttggagaagtagtagtagtagttgtagaagTAGTTGTTGgagaggtagtagtagtagtagttgttgttggagaagtagtagtactagtagttgttggagaagtagtagaagtagttgttggagaagtagtagtagtagttgttggaaaagtagtagtagtagttgttagagaagtagtagtagtagttggagAAATAGTAGGAGTAGTtgtagtatagtagtagtagtagtatagttGTTTCCAATGTTCTACAACAGGGAACTAAAGCATGTGAAATGAAGaaatcattaaataaaatacattgttattgttagcaagaacaacaagaaaaaatgttgattaaatgttaatgaaaaggcaaaaataaaaaaagaaaacagagtaCATAATAGCGTCTTTATTCCACCGAAATATAAAagaatagatatatatttatatagatttaTGTCATCACTATCCCGGAGAAGAAGTCAAGAAAACAATTTGCAGCCTCGCTTGTTTTCTTCATCAtgtgaccccaaaaaaaaataaaaaataaaaatagaaattaagaGTGAAAGAGGAAGGCCACAGTGATGCGTTACCATAGTTTGTGCGCGTACGGAAGAGGAAGTCGACGGCGGTTTGTTCGTTACGCCAACGTCCAGGTGAAAGTGGCCGTCATGCATCTTCGCtgaggtccaaaaaaaaagtgcaccgttttttttttctcccaaaaaaattaatattttaaagtatttgaaGGCAAATTAGAAGACAAGCAATGAAAAAAACAGGCCAATAAAGTAGTATTATCGcaagaaatactttttaaagtcGTGTATTATCACTAATTTAATCTCCTAATTTAATTTAAGATAAGTGTCAGCACTATTTGTAATAGTTGTCCAACATggggctcgggggccaaaaGTGGTCCGCTAAAGACATCAATCTGGGTCCGGTTTTCAAGTGGActttaaattcacattttagGATCACCTACCCATTTTTGGTGATTTgctaatcataataataataatacagtatCACATATGAATAAAAATTGGGCGTAGTAGCGACGCATGAAATAACAATAAACATCGATACCGTTCGTGTCACAAAGTTGGAATTTAAATTTCTCACAAACACAGCAGagttcactcattggctgccgttgacTGGGATGAGACGTCCAAGTGAATTTAGACGGccaatcgccgtcaatggcagccaagggaTGGAAAATGGGCGTCGGCCCGCCGCCCGTTTGACGCGCGTACCGTCGAGTGAGGCGAAAAGGCTGGCGGGATTTGAACGGAAGCGGAACGCAAGGTAAGGCGACATCATGGCGGaaggggggggcggggcttaaggGGCGCGGACGCGACGTTCCAACGAGCTCGTCGCCATCTTTTTGGCACAAATATTGGTTTGACTGGGGGGTGGGGCTTATTTGGAGAGAATCTTCTTGATGTGCTCCACTTCCATCTGTCAATCAAAGACAAAAGATGACTTTTTGGATGAATatgggttcatttttttttttaaaggtgcaaTTGCAATATGTTGTTTGCAACTTACAGGTTGAAAATGTGGAATTTTTGGTCAAGAtgggtggattgttttggtAAAAAGGGTTTGTTTTGGGACAAAAATGGCGATTTTTGGTTTAGAATCAATAAATTAAGTCAATTGGCATGTTGGATTTGTGGTTCAACATTGTTGGTTTATTTTGTGGAAATTGttaccatttttttggttaaaaatgtagacattttttggtaagaaaaataatattcttgGTTACAAAATACTTTGGTTATATTGATAAAAATGTTagattttgggtaaaaaaaatcttgattttATTCAAACTGATGAGTTTTTGTTGTGCAAAATGTTGACTTTTAGGGGATAAAAAACAATAagatttttggttaaaaatttattttttgcccaAACTATCCAAATTGTGTTGAGTTGTTTTatggacatttttcttttgaaatgctAGCTTTTGGGCTAAACAAAGTAgctttttggttgtatttttgtgctattttggagaaagatCTGACCTGTAAGCCCAGCCGGATCTTCTTCTCCTCGTCCAGGGTGGCGCCCAGTTGCTTCATCTCCTGCCTGTGCTGAGTCTTCAGGAGCTCCACCGAGCCTCGGAGCTCTCGCAGCTGCTTCTGGAGGTCTTCCAGCGAGGGCGACGCCCGCCGAGCCTCCGGGGCCGGGGGTGACGGCGACGCCGGTCGGCCCGGGTTCGGTGACCTCGgcttggcggcggcggcggcttgaGGTGGACTCTCGGGgacctagattttttttatttttataaatggattaacagaactgaattaaaagccctggatattcctatatattttatagatctaaaacaatgttttattttttttatagatttgacaaaatgatttttgaactaaaaactaaaaaaatggattaaaaatgactataatttttctacatattttatagatctaaaacaatgttttagtttttttttatagatttcacaaaattatttttgaactaaaaactaaaaaatggattaaaaaatgactataatttttctacatattttatagatctaaaacaatgttttttttatagatttgactcatgattgactttcccgggccgcacaaaatgacgcggcggaccacatttggcccccgggccgccactttgacacacgtgccaGATCAACCTTACCGAAACGATGACCTGCGAGCGAGGTCGGCGATCGGTGACTCTGGGCCGCGACGCCGTGGGGTGGCTGAGCTTCTCCGCCGTGGGCACCACCGCGTCCAGGtccaaatctacaaaaaaaaaaaaacacgaatgTGAAAAAATGCGCCACCGCGTCCCGCCATTCTCGCCCGTCCACGCCCTCACCGCTGCTTTGAGTCTCGTCGGGGGCGGGTTCAGGTACGGAAGCCCCGCCCTCCGATTTGGGGTTTTCGCACCTGGgcgaccacacacacacacatgggttAAGGTAAATGGGGAGGGGCTAAAAAGGGAGGTTCCGCAAGCGGGTACTGACGCCAGGATGGGGAGTCTCTCGGGACGTCTCGGGGGTTGTTGGCTCGTCTTGGGAGGGAAAACTTTCTTGGGGAGGACACTTGGGAGGGGGGGCTTGACCCCTTCctcacctacacacatacaaatacctCATGGATGGATTTTTTAGGACAAACAATAGAGGAAAAAAGGTTTTTGAGGATAGTTTTAGGGTATTTTTTTGCACTGGCGAATCAGGAAACGGCAAATTTGGCACTAGAGGTCCGAAATGTTTAAAGCGGGAGAGTCGGCAGCGAAAGAACGGAGCAAGAAGACCGAGACGGGGTACCTCGGTCCGGTTCTCTTTGCGGCAGATGTTCGGGACGCTCTGGAGGGACTTTCTTGgcgtccacttttttttctaacgGTCACATTTGGGTCAAGTAAAGGCTAGGAAAATTGGGGTGGGATTTATTCTTACCTGTTGTGGGAGGTGTGGGGGGTTTGGGGGATGGTGCACCGGGTGGAGGTGGCTTCTTGGGTCTCTGGGAAGATGAGACAGATCAGGGGTATAGTTTGGGTTAGATTTCAAGGGGGCGTGGCTACCTCTTTTTCGGTTTCCAGTAGTTTGACAAAGTTGTCCGGGAAGACCCCCTGGCGGCCGGAGATTTGGCCCATCCACCAGCCAGTGTCGGCACAATCCTGAGGGGGGGAAACAAAGATGGTGGTGAGGGTGGGCTGGGGCTCATAGTGGCTGTGAGAAGAAGTCATGTGACCTTGGTGACGATGGTGATGATCTCGCCTTCTTTGATGGTGAGTTCGTCCTCGTTTTGTGCTTCGTACGGGAACAGGACTTTGCACGTTTCTCGACctggaaaagaaatgtttttgatGGCGGTCTATCAAAATAAAGGCACATTTTTAGTAGAATAAAAGGTATAAAACGAGTTTGACCTTTTCCCCGAGCGTCTGCGTCGTTCTTTGTGTTGTCAGGGGTCGGAGAAGTCGCCGTTTTCAAGTCGGTGACCTGAAAGACGAACGAGAGCTAcgtgattggacgcctatttcCGTCAAATGagttgagtaaaaaaaaaccttgtcgGCTTCCGGCTCCATGTCCACAGATCGCGGTCGTAGTTTGATGGGTTGATCTTTAAAGATGTCCCCAAAGCCGAATCCTCTCACCTTGAAAAGACAGCGCCACCTTCAGTATTTACACAGaaactacattttatttttattttttttcccttcacctTTTTAGGCTGAATTTCTCCAGAGCTTGATTCGGATCGAGCGTCACCCCCATCGCTT
It includes:
- the sh3kbp1 gene encoding SH3 domain-containing kinase-binding protein 1, whose translation is MVEAVVEFDYEAQQLDELSLSVGDVIVNIRRDDGGWWEGELAGRRGLFPDNFVREIKKESKRDGGSASKADLANGRESPVSEAATRPSKKGEQIRKRRCKAAFSYAPQHEDELELKIGDIIDIVAEVEEGWWEGVLNGKSGMFPSNFTKEIALDASQDEPRNSTNSPGSESDGGDARSESSSGEIQPKKVRGFGFGDIFKDQPIKLRPRSVDMEPEADKVTDLKTATSPTPDNTKNDADARGKGRETCKVLFPYEAQNEDELTIKEGEIITIVTKDCADTGWWMGQISGRQGVFPDNFVKLLETEKERPKKPPPPGAPSPKPPTPPTTEKKVDAKKVPPERPEHLPQREPDRGEEGVKPPLPSVLPKKVFPPKTSQQPPRRPERLPILACENPKSEGGASVPEPAPDETQSSDLDLDAVVPTAEKLSHPTASRPRVTDRRPRSQVIVSVPESPPQAAAAAKPRSPNPGRPASPSPPAPEARRASPSLEDLQKQLRELRGSVELLKTQHRQEMKQLGATLDEEKKIRLGLQMEVEHIKKILSK